CAACATTCATTTTTCCCCTTTTTCCCATGCTCATTTGCATACGCATATTGATCATTCGGATGTACCTGTATACTGAGATCCTTTTTGGTATCGATAACTTTGACCAATAACGGGAACTCTTTTTCCTTCATTCCTCCAAAGACTTCCCTCTGTGTGCTCCAGAGTTCCGACAAAGTCTTTGCATTCCATCCCTCTGTCTGAATCTCACAGTCCCCCTGTGGATTCCCACTGACAACCCATGTCTCCTTTCCCCAGATCAAATGTTTTTCAATTGGTTCTAAACAGATCAACTCTTTCATTTCCTATCCACCTATAGTAAGAGTCAGTCCCATATTTTTCCCCATTTCCAAAAACGGTTCTAACTCTTTCGAATCCAGCCCTTTTCGGCATTCGAATGGATATGTCCTCCCCAATTGTTGATATTTTGCAATTCCCAAAACATGATAGGGTAACAGATCTGCTTTATTCACCTGATGCTGTCTTGCAAATCTGAAAATCTCTTCTATTTCTTCTTTCGTGTCATTCAATCCCGGGATCACCGGAATCCGAACCACTGTTTTTTCTCCGGACGTTTTGGATAAATACGAAAAGTTTTCCAAAACAATTTCTAAATTTCCACCAGTAAATTTCTTGAATTTTTCAGGATTCAATGTCTTAATATCGAAGAGAAACAACTCTGTTTTCGGAACAATTTTTTTCAAACATTTCAAAGAAACATATCCACAAGTTTCTATTGCTACCGGTATTTTTTCTGTTTCACACAGTTCGAGCAACGGATATAGTGCCTCTGTCTGGAGCAGTGCTTCTCCACCAGATAACGTAATCCCACCCTTTGTTTTCTGATAATAGTCCTTATCTTTTTTTACGATTTGAAAAATTTCCGACGTCGTCATTTCCTGTCCACATCTGGACATTGCTCCTGTTATGCATGCATTTGCACAATCACCACATCCGATACATTTCGTCCGGTCAATCCGGGCTTTTTTATCTTTCAGGCTGATTGCATTTCTGTTACAATGCGGGATGCAGCTTCCGCACCCGACACATCGTTCTTCTCGAAAGAGAATCTGCGGTTTCATGGATTGCGATTCCGGATTTGCACACCACGGGCAATGCAACGGGCATCCTTTCAAAAATACAGTCGTTCGGATTCCCGGTCCGTCATGCAGCGCAAATCGTTCAATATTAAACACATGAAGCCGCTGTTCCAATCTTACATATCCTCCTCTCCATGCAGGGATCGACTCAGGAGCTCTTCCTGAACCGAACGATCCAGATCCACAAACACTGCGGAATATCCCGCAACACGTACGATCAGATCTCTGTGTGCCTCCGGATGGATCATGGCATCTTCCAGTTCCCCTTTATCTACAACCGTGACCATCAGATGACAGCCACCCTTTTCAAAATACGTCTGAAACATTGCACGGATCAGTTCTTTGTTTTTCTTAAAAAAGCTTCTGGAAAACTTGATGTTCTGTACCGAACCGGCATGATATTTCGGATTAAATTTTGCCAGCGAATTCAGCATCGCCGTCGGGCCATTTCGATCTGCTCCCCCTTGCGGATTATTTGCCGGATTCATATACATTCCTGCAGTTCTTCCATCCGGCGATGCTGCGGTTCTGATTCCCCATTCCGTATTCAGCGAATTATTGCTGATCACGATCAGGAAATACTGCATTCCCTTCTCAATTCCACGGTCACGAATGCCTTTTGCAACATATTCATAGACCTCATTTGCCATCGCATCCACATTATCCAGATCATTTCCGTATTTCTCGCAGTCCAGACAATCCTTTCTCAGCTTTTCACAGCCTTCAAAGTTCTTTAAGACTGCCTGTTCCATCTCTGTTAATGTATACTTCTTTTCTTCAAACACAAGCTTTTTGATTGCCCACAAAGAATCCGAAGTATTAATATTCCCATAGGTTTCACAGGTGCCACCCAGATATCGCACTCCTCCGTCCAAAAGAGCCTTGCCGCGCTCCAGACAGTCATCCATCAGAATACTGGTAAACAGGAAACTGACATG
This window of the Mediterraneibacter butyricigenes genome carries:
- a CDS encoding glycyl-radical enzyme activating protein, producing the protein MEQRLHVFNIERFALHDGPGIRTTVFLKGCPLHCPWCANPESQSMKPQILFREERCVGCGSCIPHCNRNAISLKDKKARIDRTKCIGCGDCANACITGAMSRCGQEMTTSEIFQIVKKDKDYYQKTKGGITLSGGEALLQTEALYPLLELCETEKIPVAIETCGYVSLKCLKKIVPKTELFLFDIKTLNPEKFKKFTGGNLEIVLENFSYLSKTSGEKTVVRIPVIPGLNDTKEEIEEIFRFARQHQVNKADLLPYHVLGIAKYQQLGRTYPFECRKGLDSKELEPFLEMGKNMGLTLTIGG